Proteins found in one Cyprinus carpio isolate SPL01 chromosome B10, ASM1834038v1, whole genome shotgun sequence genomic segment:
- the LOC109076842 gene encoding protein ripply3-like: MLPLGSDADPLLGCPVIWRPWDLSTAQTQLNKVVSGGLRRVQTSGDVFHHPARLFLPRSRMQEYLSHLGRTVLTSFPVQATLHFYNDEDSSSEEDEADTH, from the exons ATGCTGCCGCTGGGTTCAGACGCGGATCCGCTGCTCGG CTGTCCTGTGATTTGGAGACCCTGGGATCTTTCAACAGCACAGACGCAGTTAAATAAA GTGGTTTCTGGAGGTTTGAGGCGGGTTCAGACTTCTGGAGATGTTTTCCATCATCCTGCGAG GCTGTTTCTGCCCAGATCCAGGATGCAGGAGTATCTGTCTCATCTGGGCCGGACGGTTCTGACCAGTTTCCCCGTTCAGGCCACACTGCACTTTTACAACGATGAAGACTCCAGCTCCGAGGAGGATGAAGCAGACACTCATTAA